The stretch of DNA ATATTTTGATAGACCACAATTTCTGAATGATCAATAAATCCGGTAAATTGAGACACTTTTTCTATTTTAAGATTTAATACCATTTCTTTCAACTCGGCTTCGCGAGAACCACTTCCAACAATTAAAAGTTGAAGTGCTAAATTAGAGTAACGCTCTTTTAAAATGGCAAAAGCAGAAATAAGAAAATTGATTCCGTATTTTGTTTCTAATGATTTAACAGTTCCGATTACGATGCGATTTTGATTGATTTTATTTTGAGTAGAATCCGGTTTGAAAATTGTTAAGTCTACACCGAAAGGTGTTACTGTAATTTTCTTTGATGTGTATTTTTTAATTTCTTCTGCCATTATTCGACTCGTAGATAATAAAATATCCGCTTTCGAAAAATTATTTTTCAAAAATACTTTATGGAAAAAACTTTTTTTTGGAAAATCAAAAACATCGCTTCCCCAAACAGAAATAATGAAGGGATGAAAGCCAGATAAAGTGCCGAGCAATCCGTAACTCGTTGCGTAATGAGCGTGCACAATGTCAGGTTTGAAATCTCGAATTGTTTTTTTTAAAGCAGGAATTGCTCTCAAATAAGATAATTTTGAAAAAGTAGCGGCTCGAAAAATATTTTTTTCAAATGCTTTTGTTTCGAAAACAAAAATATTTATTTTACCAGAAAACCAATCTTTATTCGCTTTACTTAAACTAAATACTCCAATTTCAAATCCTTTATCAGCAAGGGACAATACCCATTTTTGAGTGTGGGATGAATTAATGTCAGAAAGAATGAGAATTCGCTGGCTCATGTTATACGATTTTCAAATCGTTATTTATTATATAAGAAAAATATTTTTTCAAAGTGAAAATATAGGCATTCCATTTTTTCCTTGCTAATTTTGAAAAAGGAAACATCATTGAAAAAATAAAAATATGCAAAATGATGTGTATTAAAACAAAAAAATAAGCCGTCAAAAAAATAATTTTTCGAGTATGTTTTTTGAAAAATTTTAACTTACTCATCAATTGATTGGAAATGGTAATTTTATAATTTTGGATAGAACTTTGTCCGCCATGATGTATGATTTTTGATTCCGAAAAATAATAGATTTCTCCTACAGATTGTGCTCTATAGCAAAAATCAATGTCTTCCATCCAAAATAAATTTTCATCTAAAAAACCAATTTTCCGAATAAGATTTTTATGGAAAAATAAGGCAGCACCTGAAAGCGTTTTTGCTTCAAAAGAATGTTGGTAATTTTCAATATAATAATAACTAAAATTAAAAAAATGATGTAGAAAAAATGCTCCTGAAATTAAATTAAAAATACTCGGATTTTTCCATGCAGAAGGCTGAATAGATTGATTTGTATTCAACAATTGAGGAGCAATGATTACTTTGCTTTTATTCGATTGAGCAAACTCAAACAATTTTGTAAGCGCGTGTTCGCAGACTTCTGTATCTGGATTGAGCAGAAAAATAAAATCGCCAGTGGAAGCTTTTATTCCTTGATTGTTGGCTCCGGAAAAACCGGCATTGAAATTATTTTCTATCAAAATAACTTGCGGAAATTTTTTTTTGATTTCAATAGCACTTCCGTCAGTTGAATTATTATCTACAACAATTATTTCTAAATTTAAGTTGTCTGAAAATTTGCAAACAGAATCCAAACACGCGAGAATAAAGTCTTTTACGTTGTAATTTACAATTATAATTGAAATTTTATTTTGTTCAGTCATTGGCAACTACTACACTTCTTTCGTTTATTGAAAAGCCTATTATTAGCCAGTAAACGATAATATAAGGATAAAAATCTAAGGTGTTACTTGCTATATTTTGGATATTAATTACAAAAAAAATTCCAAGTGTAAAAATTAAATTTGGCGACTTGTTTTTTATTACTTTTTTCAAAGTATAAAAAAGAAATGTCCCAGCTAATATGAGATAACTCAATAATCCATAAACTCCCGTTTCGCAGGCTGTTTTTAAATACCATCCATCGGTAGTATATCTGGCAGCAGGGATTGAAGGTGAATTTATAAAATATCTATAAGCAACGGCTCCTGTTTTTCCAAATCCATAACCTTGTGGCTGGTTTTTAAAATCAAGTAAGGACACTTGCCAACGATTAACTCTTGTAACACCTGCTTGCATATTTGCTGTTTCAACAGAAGAATGACAAATCCATTGAACTAACTTTAAACTATTTGTAGCATAGAAAGACGTAAAAACGAGCACTATAAGCATCGTGAAAATTAATCCACCAATTAATTTTACTTTTCGATGAACAACAGAAACACTTATGAATGCAGATGCCGCTAGGAATGAAATTAGAGCTCCACGAGAAACACTTAGTAAGAGGCATAGAAATAGAAGGATGAATGTTACGTAATTAAACCAATAAAATTCGTAATAACTTATTTTGTAGTAGTAATAAGTACAAGACAAAGCCATTATAGTTCCAAATAATACAGGTGTTAATAGAAGTGAACTCATTCGAGTTATGAAATAAGTGGGAATTTCATATCCTGTATCAGTCGTCATTTTATTTTGAAAAGATGGAAAAATAAAGTATAATATTAAACCGATAACAGCTAAGACGCTGAAGCATGTAAATAAATTCTTTAACAATGATTCAGCTGTTTTTTTTTCAAAAAAACGTGCAACAAAATAAAATAGCATTGGGAAATAAGTTATTCTAAAAGAAAGGATAGAGGTATAATGAATCTTCGATAAATAGAAGCCGTAGATTACATTAGTAATAAAGTATAAAAGTAAAATGTAATCAAAAAAAATAAATTTTATAGGAGGTAACTTGCCACCAAAAAATAAAAACACAACGTAGATAAGCGTGCCTAAAATCAACACATCTGGAAGAGATGTTATCACTGTTTCATATAAATTATTCATAGGTTGACTTCCTATCAATAATAATCTAATTGTTGGAAAGGCACAGACTAAAGCAATAAATACAGTAATACAAATTGAAATGGAATCAATAGCCTGATTTTGTTTTTTCATAATAAAACATCCAAAAATTAAACGTTCAAAAATAGTATAATTGTCTAATAGTACCCAAGAAAAACATTCTAAATCAGAATTATTACCTTTGAGCAAATTAGGAAAAACGGATGCCTCGTCGATTAAAAATTGCTTTTATCACTTCATTAGATCCAAACGACAAACGTTCTTGGTCTGGCATTAGTTATTACACAAAAAAAGCATTAGAAAAGCATTGTGGTGATGTTTATGTTTTAAAAATAAAGAATCCTTTTTTAATTCTTTTTTATGGCAAGATAAAGTCGTACTTAACTCAAAAAATATTACGTAAAAGGTACAATTATAAGCACAGTATTATACTGTCTAAGAAATATGGCAAATTATTTTCGGAAGTGTTAAATAAAAACAAATATGATATTGTATTTGCTCCCGCAGCATCAACAGAAATGGCATTTGTAAAAACAACGATTCCCATAGTGAATCTTTCTGATACAACCTTCTTCAATATGATTAATTATTATCCGGCATTTTCAAATCTATTACAGATTTCGAAGAAAGAAGGAATGGAAATTGAACAGAGGAGCCTCAGTCAATCATCTTTGTTATTATATCCTTCTTATTGGGCAGCAAAATCTGCTATTGCAGATTATAAAATTCATCCATCTAAAATACATGTTATTCCTTTAGGTGCAAATTTGGAAAAAATTCCAACTGTTGAGGTACTTTTAAAAAAACAAAAAGCAGCTACGTGTAGGCTACTTTTTTTAGGCGTAAATTGGAATCGTAAAGGAGGAGATATTGCATTTGATACACTGCTGCATCTCGAAAAAAAAGGAATACAGACAGAATTGACGATATGTGGTTGCATCCCCCCTCCAAATATAATTCATAGAAATATAAAAGTGATCCCATTTATTAATAAAAATGAAGTTGGAGGGCAACAACAATTTTTTGATTTACTACTAAATTCTGATTTTTTATTATTGCCTACTAGAGCCGAGTGCTACGGAATCGTATTTTGCGAGGCAAGCGCGTTTGGTTTGCCATCCATTACAACAAATACAGGTGGTATTGAATCTGCTATTAAAAACACTAAAAATGGTTTTTTATTACCTTTGAATGCAGGAGGCGTTGAATATGCCAATATAATTATGGATAATTATTGTGACGATGAGAAATATTATTCTTTGATAAAAAGCACGCGAAAAGTTTTTGATACCGAACTAAATTGGGATAATTGGAGTATCAAAGTCAAAGAAATATTGGAAAAATACTTTTCTGAATAGTTTATTGTGCTACTTAATGTACTGCTTGTATTTATCAATATTCTCAACAATATATTTTGGAAAAGAATCGTCTATTTTAATTATCTTATAGTTAAATCCTCTACCGAAAATATCATTTCCGTTATTAATAGCAGATTCTATTTTTTTTATATCCTTATATTCAACTTTGTTGTATTCTGAATGGGCAAATGCCTCTAATTTTTTAATTATTTTCTCAACTCCTCCTAAATAACTGAAATGCCATCCTCCTTCTTTAATAAAAAAAACTTGTTGTTTTTTTAACCGCATTTTACCCCAGTAAAATACGTTCCAAAAAGTACGATTATAAAAATTAGGATGATATAATCGTAGTAGATGCATTCCTAATTCTCGTAAATCTTGAGGATTTCCAATATCCTTGTAATTTACCATAATAGATCCGTTCCATGTGTAAGGTGAATTGGTAATAGTTTCATTCATGCAATTTATAAAATAGCAAAACATCCGCTGCCGAAATATTTTTATTCCATGATTAGCATGATGCTCTTTTATTTTATCCGGATTGGGAATTTCATCCACATCAGATATGATAATTACGTCATCTGGCGCACATTTTTCTAATCCTCTCCTAATCATATTTCTTTGATTGTGTTCATACGCCCATGGAGATAAATTTTCTCCAGATGGATAGTCATTAACTATTATATGAATTATTTTTTTTGAGAACGCTTTGTAGCGCTCCTTGTTTTCATCAAAATACAATGGTTTATCATTGCCTTGGTGCGTTTTGGTGGCTTCCACAAGAACAAATTTATCCACTACGTTATTCAGTTCATTCAGTCTAATCTCTAAGAGATCAAATTCGTTAAAAAAAGTAAAGCAATCGTATATCATGGTTTTCTGAGATGAAACTTTATTTACTTATTTTTAATATTATTAGTATTAAGAAAAAGGTCATTATTGATTGAGAGATGGATACAATCCATAATGTTGCTGTAATATTATGGAATAAAGCAACACTTCCCAAAAAGGAGATAAGGAAGATAATACTCGTAAGGATTGAAAATATTAAAATATAATGTTGTTTTCCAACAATAGAAGCAACTTGAATAACGGGTGCTTTTATCAAATCAAAAAAAATCCAAAAAGAAAATATCCTAGCATATTCGCCTGCTTCTGCCCAATTTTTGCCAAATACAAAAGAAAAAAGAATTGGACCTGCTATAAAAAGGATAATAGGTAAAGGCAATGCAACTAAAGCAGTTTTATAGATTGTTTTTTTTACGATCCGATATAAACTACCTCCATTACGGTATATTTCAGATGCTTCTGCAAAAAAAACGTGAGAAATAGGCAAAACAAGTAAACGTGCAGGTACCTGCAATACACGCATCCCTAGAGCATAGAGACCAACAATAGTAGAATTGAAAGAGTTTGCTAATAAAATTACAAATGAACTTACTTGAAAGATCTCTAAAAAGCCTTGTAATACATTTATTTTAGGAAATTGAATGTATCTTATAAAAGTTTTTTTTAGTTCATGAAATGGAAATACAAAAGTTGAAAAATTCCATGTTGAGAACACAATGTATAGTAAAATTAAAAAACAGGAGAGCTGTCCAAATAAGACACCAAACAAAAGTCCTTTTGCACACATACTAACAAGAAGTACAGAAATAGATCCATTAAATACCGCTTCTACAATTCTTACAAATGCAATTTTCTTGAAATTTTTATTTCGGACATTCCACATCCAACATATTTGAGTACCTGTTAACATCACGACAGAGGGAATTAAGAAAAATAACCAATTGTGAACTTCTGTCCCTTTATAAAATGAAAGGTTAAATAAATAAACAATGCTAATTACGAGTGAACTGATAATCGTAATTAGTAGCAATACAAAAAAGGAAAGAGAAAATAATTTTTGAGCATCTTCGTTAGATGAAGACGCAACAATGGCTACATCAAATTTAGCTGTAGACAAAACTGTTATGAAAGATATTAACGAAAGAAAAATAGACAAGGAACCAAACTCTTCTGGAGTATAAAGCCTTGTTAAAAAAATATTAAAAAGAAAATTTACGATTTGAGCAATAACAGTAGCAGAAGTTAGCGCTATAATATTTTTCGCAATATCCGTCTTAAAAGTTTTATTAAAGTACATTTAAAATGGAAGTCAATTTTTGAGTATCGAAAAAAATTATTTTGCGAAATTAACCGCTCTTGTTTCGCGAATCACCGTTACTTTCACTTGTCCGGGATATGTCATTTCGGTTTGTATTTTTTGCGAAATATCAAACGACAATGTTTCAGCTGCTTTATCACTTATTTTTTCGCTCGCCACAATAACGCGTAATTCACGTCCTGCTTGTATCGCATAGGTTTTTTCAACTCCTTGATATGACATCGCCAATGCTTCTAAATCTTTCAATCGTTTGATGTATTGTTCCACCACTTCGCGTCTTGCGCCTGGTCTTGCGCCAGAAATAGCATCGCATACTTGTACAATTGGAGAAATCAAATCGGTCATTTCTATCTCATCGTGATGTGCTCCAATTGCATTGCAAACTTCTGGTTTTTCCTTATATTTTTCCGCCAATTGCATTCCTAAAATAGCATGCGGAATTTCCGGTGAATCATCTGGCACTTTTCCAATATCGTGCAACAATCCCGCACGTTTTGCCATCTTCACATTCAAGCCCATTTCGGCTGCCATTGTTGCACATAAATTGGCAACTTCTCGTGAGTGTTGCAATAAATTTTGTCCGTAAGATGAGCGGTATTTCATTCTTCCAACCATTCTGATTAATTCAGGATGCAGCCCGTGAATACCCAAATCAATAGTGGTACGTTTACCGATTTCAATAATTTCTTCTTCGATTTGTTTTTTCGTTTTCTCAACCACTTCTTCAATTCTGGCAGGGTGAATCCTTCCATCCGTAACCAATTGATGCAATGCCAAACGTGCAATTTCTCTTCTTACCGGATCAAAACCCGATAAAATAATAGCTTCGGGAGTATCGTCCACAATAATTTCAATTCCTGTTGCGGCTTCTAAAGCACGAATATTTCTTCCTTCGCGACCAATAATGCGTCCTTTAATTTCGTCGCTGGCAATGTTAAAAATAGAAACAGAATTTTCAATCGCATGTTCTGTCGCTACGCGCTGAATGGTTTGTATCACCACTTTTTTTGCTTCTCTATTGGCAGTCAGTTTCGCTTCGTCCACTACATCTTTTATGTGCGCCATCGCGTCCGTTTTTGCTTCCGCTTTCAGCGATTCGATCAATTGAGTTTTTGCTTGTTCTGCTGATAAAGCCGAAATCGCTTCCAATTGTTCTACTTGCTTACGATGTGCTTTATTTACTTCGTCTTGTTTTTTGGTGAGTAATTCCAATTGATGCGTCAAATTGGTTTTAATCGCGTCTGCTTCTGTTTGTTTACGTTGCAATTCTTCTATTTTTTGAGCAACGGTTCCTTCTTTTTGTTTAATTCTGTTTTCAGCAGTAATAATGGCGCCGTTACGTTCATTAATCACTTTTTCGTGTTCCGATTTGAGTTGTAAAAATTTTTCTTTTGCTTGAAGTATTTTATCCTTTTTAATCACTTCCGCTTCTGTTTCTGCATCTCTCAACACATTTTGCGCTTTCGACTCTAAGCTTTTTCGGATAAAAGTAGATGCGGCAAAAATGCCCAATCCCAATCCCACAATTATTGCAGCAATCAGAATGACAATAGTTATTACATTTATTTCCATAAGTATTTTTCTTAAAATGATGAATAAAAAAATCGCATAAAATCACAAAATAAATACGAAAAATTTACATCAAAATAAATTTATGCGGCTTCGAAAAATTAATTTTTCGAAGGGAGTTTTGGAGAAGTGCTTTCGGCTGATTGTTTCAGGTGTTCAGAAATGAACATTTCTAATTGAGAAAGTTTTTCTGCTAACTCCGGCACAGGGTGCAAAAGTTTTTTTTCGAGTATCAGATTTTGAACCGCCAATTGTAACACATACATAGCA from Bacteroidia bacterium encodes:
- a CDS encoding cell division protein ZapA, which codes for MSQLSIKVTIAGRTYPLTVKTEEADNVREAEALINKKLKEYEESYAVRDKQDLIAMYVLQLAVQNLILEKKLLHPVPELAEKLSQLEMFISEHLKQSAESTSPKLPSKN
- a CDS encoding O-antigen ligase family protein, which codes for MTTDTGYEIPTYFITRMSSLLLTPVLFGTIMALSCTYYYYKISYYEFYWFNYVTFILLFLCLLLSVSRGALISFLAASAFISVSVVHRKVKLIGGLIFTMLIVLVFTSFYATNSLKLVQWICHSSVETANMQAGVTRVNRWQVSLLDFKNQPQGYGFGKTGAVAYRYFINSPSIPAARYTTDGWYLKTACETGVYGLLSYLILAGTFLFYTLKKVIKNKSPNLIFTLGIFFVINIQNIASNTLDFYPYIIVYWLIIGFSINERSVVVAND
- a CDS encoding glycosyltransferase, with protein sequence MSQRILILSDINSSHTQKWVLSLADKGFEIGVFSLSKANKDWFSGKINIFVFETKAFEKNIFRAATFSKLSYLRAIPALKKTIRDFKPDIVHAHYATSYGLLGTLSGFHPFIISVWGSDVFDFPKKSFFHKVFLKNNFSKADILLSTSRIMAEEIKKYTSKKITVTPFGVDLTIFKPDSTQNKINQNRIVIGTVKSLETKYGINFLISAFAILKERYSNLALQLLIVGSGSREAELKEMVLNLKIEKVSQFTGFIDHSEIVVYQNMLSIAVFPSVLDSESFGVSVLEAAACGKPVVVSNVGGLPEVIENGITGIIVPPKDSIALANALEKLILDEDLRVNMGKQGRIRVQRLYDWNENVQQMTEIYQNIISINQNELP
- the rny gene encoding ribonuclease Y, whose product is MEINVITIVILIAAIIVGLGLGIFAASTFIRKSLESKAQNVLRDAETEAEVIKKDKILQAKEKFLQLKSEHEKVINERNGAIITAENRIKQKEGTVAQKIEELQRKQTEADAIKTNLTHQLELLTKKQDEVNKAHRKQVEQLEAISALSAEQAKTQLIESLKAEAKTDAMAHIKDVVDEAKLTANREAKKVVIQTIQRVATEHAIENSVSIFNIASDEIKGRIIGREGRNIRALEAATGIEIIVDDTPEAIILSGFDPVRREIARLALHQLVTDGRIHPARIEEVVEKTKKQIEEEIIEIGKRTTIDLGIHGLHPELIRMVGRMKYRSSYGQNLLQHSREVANLCATMAAEMGLNVKMAKRAGLLHDIGKVPDDSPEIPHAILGMQLAEKYKEKPEVCNAIGAHHDEIEMTDLISPIVQVCDAISGARPGARREVVEQYIKRLKDLEALAMSYQGVEKTYAIQAGRELRVIVASEKISDKAAETLSFDISQKIQTEMTYPGQVKVTVIRETRAVNFAK
- a CDS encoding glycosyltransferase family 2 protein, encoding MTEQNKISIIIVNYNVKDFILACLDSVCKFSDNLNLEIIVVDNNSTDGSAIEIKKKFPQVILIENNFNAGFSGANNQGIKASTGDFIFLLNPDTEVCEHALTKLFEFAQSNKSKVIIAPQLLNTNQSIQPSAWKNPSIFNLISGAFFLHHFFNFSYYYIENYQHSFEAKTLSGAALFFHKNLIRKIGFLDENLFWMEDIDFCYRAQSVGEIYYFSESKIIHHGGQSSIQNYKITISNQLMSKLKFFKKHTRKIIFLTAYFFVLIHIILHIFIFSMMFPFSKLARKKWNAYIFTLKKYFSYIINNDLKIV
- a CDS encoding oligosaccharide flippase family protein, with product MYFNKTFKTDIAKNIIALTSATVIAQIVNFLFNIFLTRLYTPEEFGSLSIFLSLISFITVLSTAKFDVAIVASSSNEDAQKLFSLSFFVLLLITIISSLVISIVYLFNLSFYKGTEVHNWLFFLIPSVVMLTGTQICWMWNVRNKNFKKIAFVRIVEAVFNGSISVLLVSMCAKGLLFGVLFGQLSCFLILLYIVFSTWNFSTFVFPFHELKKTFIRYIQFPKINVLQGFLEIFQVSSFVILLANSFNSTIVGLYALGMRVLQVPARLLVLPISHVFFAEASEIYRNGGSLYRIVKKTIYKTALVALPLPIILFIAGPILFSFVFGKNWAEAGEYARIFSFWIFFDLIKAPVIQVASIVGKQHYILIFSILTSIIFLISFLGSVALFHNITATLWIVSISQSIMTFFLILIILKISK
- a CDS encoding glycosyltransferase, translating into MPRRLKIAFITSLDPNDKRSWSGISYYTKKALEKHCGDVYVLKIKNPFLILFYGKIKSYLTQKILRKRYNYKHSIILSKKYGKLFSEVLNKNKYDIVFAPAASTEMAFVKTTIPIVNLSDTTFFNMINYYPAFSNLLQISKKEGMEIEQRSLSQSSLLLYPSYWAAKSAIADYKIHPSKIHVIPLGANLEKIPTVEVLLKKQKAATCRLLFLGVNWNRKGGDIAFDTLLHLEKKGIQTELTICGCIPPPNIIHRNIKVIPFINKNEVGGQQQFFDLLLNSDFLLLPTRAECYGIVFCEASAFGLPSITTNTGGIESAIKNTKNGFLLPLNAGGVEYANIIMDNYCDDEKYYSLIKSTRKVFDTELNWDNWSIKVKEILEKYFSE